In Mycoplasma mobile 163K, the genomic stretch AATTTTGGATTTATAATACTTCATCTAAATGAAGCAATTCCATTAAATGCTAATCTTAAGTTTCTATCTTCTAAGTCTTTTTTGAATCTTGGAATGTTATTGTCATTAAATAATACATTTCCTTCAATATCTTTTGCTCAAAAATCTGTTGGTTTAACAATAACTCCAAAAGCTCCTGAATTTGGACCTTGTATACTTGTTGAAATTAAATCAGTAAAATTACGTCCTGCTCCTCTACTTGATGTAATTAAAGACCTTGAACTACGTTCAAAAGTAAATAACTTATCTAATATTGTACTAATTGCAGTAAACCCTTTTAATTCTTTTGAAAAACTTACTGCATTTTCATCAAGTGTACCATTAATTGTAATTTTCATATCTGTTGAATCTTTTGTAAAAGTTGTTACATCTCCATTTAAATCTGTGATTTGATAATTTGCAAGTGTAAATCTACTTGCATTAGTTGTTCCAAAATCTTGATTTTTATTAATGATACCAATTTGTTTAATAAAACTTCTCATTGTATCAATGTTATTTTGTGTCAAAATATTTGTAACTGAAGGGGTAAAGAAAGTAGTATTTACTTCTGAATTAGATAATCCAAGTCAATCACCAAAGGCCATGGTTGCTGTTTTGAAATTATCTACATTTAATATTTTAGTTTTTAAAATTTGTCCTTCAAAAGAAGCAATAACTTTTACATTTAGAGTTCCAGCAGTATCATTAGGTGAATCTACTTCTAATGTAAAATTAACATTATTAATTGGATTTATTTTTACATTTTGGTTAATAAATTCATTTGTTGCTGAACTTGCTAAAATTTCACTAATTGCATTTGAATTATTAATAATTAAACTATTTTGAACAATTTCATTATAAGTATTTTGTAATACAACTAAATCTTTAGCTCTTTGATCTGTTGTTTTAAATCCTGAAATTGTTAAAGGAGTAGTTGTTTCTCTTGTTGCGACTTGACCATTTAAAGTTCCTGTTAGACCAAGAGTTAAAATTCCTGTTGTATCATTTGTAGAAATAATTGTAACTGCAAATACTACACCATTAGCAGAATTTGCTGGATTTTGAACAAAAGTTTTTAAAGTTTCTGGCTTAACTTCTGAAGCAAGAGTTGTTCCTTTTGGAGAATTAGTTGCTTCTGTTAGAGTATTAATTGCATCAACTGCAGCTTGAGCAATTGCAAAATTATTCTGATCTGTTGTTAAAAATCCTGAAATTGTTAAAGGAGTAGTTGTTTCTCTTGTTGCGACTTGACCATTTAAAGTTCCTGTTAGACCAAGAGTTAAAATTCCTGTTGTATCATTTGTAGAAATAATTGTAACTGCAAATACTACACCATTAGCAGAATTTGCTGGATTTTGAACAAAAGTTTTTAAAGTTTCTGGTGTAACTTTTGAAGCAAGAGTTGTTCCTTTTGGAGAATTATCTGCTTCTGTTAGAGAAGTTATTGCATCAACTGCAGCTTGAGCTGTTGCTTTATCTGCAGCTTGAACTGTTGTTAAAAATCCTGAAATTTTTATTTCTTTTGTATTTTTATCAGTACCAATTGTTCCTGTGACAATTAAATTTATAGTTCCTGTTGTATCATTTGGTTTTTTTGATTCTTCAGTTGCAAGAGTATATGTAAATTTAACACCGCTTGTTGTTGGACCGGTAATATTTAAAACTACTTCTGTTTGTAAATTAGCTTCAGTAATTGAAGTTGCCATTTTATTTGATTTGTTTTCTATTTTAAAACTTGTTTCAGTAATCAAATCTAAAGCTTTTGTAATTTTTTGGGCATTAGTTTCATTGGTGGCACAAGCTACAATACTAATTGGTAAAACAACAGTTGCTGTTGTTAATCCTAAACCAATTAAAATTTTTTTGTTTTTTTGTTTAATCATTCTTTTTTATTCCTTATTTTATTTTAAATTTATTATACATATAAAATTACATTTTTTAAATATTGAAAATTTTTCTCATTCAATTTAATTAGAAATTTTTATTTTTATAAATTCACTAATTTTAATTTGTTTTGTTTAAATATTCAAAAGCAAGAATTTAATTGAGAGATTAAAATTAAAGTAAGAATTAATTAATTTTAATGATCTAATTTACTAAACATATAAATTTCTATTTTTGCAAATAATACTATATCTTATTTTAATTTAGATATCAAAAATACAAAACACCAATTTTTATTGGTGTTTTAAAAAATAACTTAATTTTCTTTTGAAGAAATTGAAATAACTTTAGAAATGGTAAAATTAGAAATCCCTAAATCTAAAGAATCAATTGTTTCATCAAAATGAAAGCTTATTGTTAAAGTTTGGGAAATAATAATACCATTTTCTATTTTAGAATCTGAAGTTACTCATCTAAAAGTATTAGATAAATATTTAAGTCCTCTTGCTTTTAAAGAAGAATCTAAAACTGGAATGCCATCAACTAAAATAATATTACCATCAACATTTCTTTCTCAAGCATCACCTAGTTTTACAACAATTCCTTGATTTATTAAGTTAAAATCTTCTCTTGAATTACTTGTAATATTTTCTAAAGTATTATTTGCAAAACTCTCTTGTTCTAATTGTCCTTGAGCAATTTTCTCAATAATAATTAATGAATTAATAATACTTTCATCAATAGCACTAAAACCAATTAAATCTCTTTCATAAGTAATTGCAATTCCATCAAAAGTCCCATTAACAATAATTTTCATATTCTTAGTTTTTGAATCAAATTTTTCATTATTTACAGTTATAATTTGATATGACTTAACAACTACTCTATTTGTATTAATATTTCCAAATTCATAAGCTGAATTAAAACCGATATCTTTTAATTTAATTTCCATTTCTTTAAAATTTATTTCTGTTAAATTTACTCTTGAAGGTGTAAAGAAATTAGAATCTATTTTCCCTTTAATTAAACCAAGAGCATCTGCAAAAGCTTCTTTAGCTGTTATAAATCCTCTAATAGTAATTTCCTTAGAAATTATAGAAGTTGATAAAGTTCCTGTTAATAATAAAGTAATAGTTCCTTTTTCATCATTATAAAAATTAGATTGTAATAATTGATAATCAATATTTACTTTTTGTATAGATGAGTTAATATTAAATTTAATTAATTGTTTTAAATTAGAATCTAAAATTGAAGATGCAAGTTGCTTATAATCTTTAACAAGAAAATTAGAAGCATTAATATTATCTAAAATTTGTTTAATTCTTTCGTCTGAAGTTTGAAAACCACTAAGAGTAATTTCTTTTGAAAAATTAATATCTTCAAGAGTACCTGTTATTTTTAAAATTAATTGCCCTAATTTATCATTTGGAATTTGCAATTCTGAAATACTATAAGATAATTTAAAATTATCTAATTTAACATCAAAAGAACTAAAATCAATTTCTAAACCTAAATTTTCATTATTAATTTCAGAAGGGATTTTTTTAGGATTGTTAATTTTAAAATGACCACTATTAATAGTTTCTAAAATTTGTTCAATTCTTCCTTTTGAAGTTTGAAAAAAATTCACTATTATTTCTTTTGAATTTTTAAAACCATTATTTGAAATTGCATTTAAAATTACAATTAAAGATCCTTCTTTATTATTACTTGAATTTTCTTTTAAATTAATTGAATAACTAATTCCTGTTATTATTTTTAAAGGAGTTTCAATATAAGTATTTAGATCGCTATCTTTAATTTCCGAAGGAAGAAGAGAACTAAAATTACTTGTTTGAATTGGATTTAATTCTTTTACTAAATCTAAAGCATCATTAATAATTGAACTAAAACCATTAATTGTAATTACTTTTTCTAATGTAATTGCATCTAAATTTTCTCTTTTATATATTGCAATAACTTTTAGATTTAACTTACCTAATTCTTCATTTCCTTTAATTTGTTCTAAAGGTTCAAATAAAAATTCAACTCCACTATTTAAACTGGCTATTGGTAAAATAAAAGAATTTTTTAAAGTTATTTCATCAACTGTAAAAATAGGAATATTCCTTAAATTTACACCTTGTTTTACTAAAAAACTTTCTGAATTAATTTTTGCTAATTCACCTTGAAGAATGTCACTTATTTTTTTAAAGCCACTAATAGTAAAATTTTTGTTTGAAACATTTTTAGGTTTTGTTTTTAAATTGATAGCTAAATTTATTTTTAAAATTCCTTCAAGATCATTTGCTTCACTAATTGTTAAATTAATATCAAAATCTGTATTTTCAAATTTAAAAGGTTCAATAATTTGATTTAAATTTTCATTTGTAATTTTTGAAGGAAGTTGCTTTTCAGCATTTTCAAGCAATTTTATTTCACTAATATTTGCTAAAATTGTGTCTAAATTTACTTCATTTTGTTCATTTGTTGCACAAGCTACAATACTTATAGGAATAACAGCGACACTTGTTAGTGTTCCAAGACTTATTAATAATTTTTTGTGATTTAATTTCATATTTTCCTTTTAGATTATTTTTTAACTTAAATATTTTATAAAGTAACAATCTTATTTTAAGATTGTTACTTTATTCCATATATCTTTATTATAAGTTAAGTGAAATATAAAATATGAAGTTTTTGTTATTTTTTTAAAACTTAGGTCTTTATTTGATTCGGAAAATATATAAAAAGCATTTTAAAATGCTTTTTATATATTTTTAAAAATGAGAATTATTTTAGTTTAAATCCACTTAATGGAATATCTACTGATCTTCTGAAAGTTCTTGTGAAAAATGAAAATGAAACTTTTCATGATCCTTCAATGTAATAATAATTTCACCATTTTTCTCACTAGGTTTTACCGCTAAAAATTTAAAACTACATCACCAACTATAGAATTTATAGGACCTGGAAGAGGAACAAATTTTTCAAGATTTTCAATTTTAATTTCTGAAGTTAAAGTTGAATTTGAATCTGCAGATAAATGAAATTTAACATTTTCTTTTACAAAATCTGTAAATCAATTTGAAGGTGTTGCAAAACCTGGAATTTCAAATGTTTTAGATAAAAAAAGACCAGAAGTTTTATGTAAAGCTGTTAAAGTAAGTGCTAAAACTCCATTTTCTTCATTTTCTTCAGTTTTTTCTCTTGAAATACTACTTAGAAATAAATGATAAAATTAGTACTGTAAATTACAAATTTAGAAATTAGA encodes the following:
- a CDS encoding lipoprotein 17-related variable surface protein, with product MIKQKNKKILIGLGLTTATVVLPISIVACATNETNAQKITKALDLITETSFKIENKSNKMATSITEANLQTEVVLNITGPTTSGVKFTYTLATEESKKPNDTTGTINLIVTGTIGTDKNTKEIKISGFLTTVQAADKATAQAAVDAITSLTEADNSPKGTTLASKVTPETLKTFVQNPANSANGVVFAVTIISTNDTTGILTLGLTGTLNGQVATRETTTPLTISGFLTTDQNNFAIAQAAVDAINTLTEATNSPKGTTLASEVKPETLKTFVQNPANSANGVVFAVTIISTNDTTGILTLGLTGTLNGQVATRETTTPLTISGFKTTDQRAKDLVVLQNTYNEIVQNSLIINNSNAISEILASSATNEFINQNVKINPINNVNFTLEVDSPNDTAGTLNVKVIASFEGQILKTKILNVDNFKTATMAFGDWLGLSNSEVNTTFFTPSVTNILTQNNIDTMRSFIKQIGIINKNQDFGTTNASRFTLANYQITDLNGDVTTFTKDSTDMKITINGTLDENAVSFSKELKGFTAISTILDKLFTFERSSRSLITSSRGAGRNFTDLISTSIQGPNSGAFGVIVKPTDFWAKDIEGNVLFNDNNIPRFKKDLEDRNLRLAFNGIASFRWSIINPKFVGTGTDRVLQNPFSINLPFDSTISGGNPVIPGNIGGDNINTFRTTPVSLEQSMPV
- a CDS encoding lipoprotein 17-related variable surface protein, which codes for MKLNHKKLLISLGTLTSVAVIPISIVACATNEQNEVNLDTILANISEIKLLENAEKQLPSKITNENLNQIIEPFKFENTDFDINLTISEANDLEGILKINLAINLKTKPKNVSNKNFTISGFKKISDILQGELAKINSESFLVKQGVNLRNIPIFTVDEITLKNSFILPIASLNSGVEFLFEPLEQIKGNEELGKLNLKVIAIYKRENLDAITLEKVITINGFSSIINDALDLVKELNPIQTSNFSSLLPSEIKDSDLNTYIETPLKIITGISYSINLKENSSNNKEGSLIVILNAISNNGFKNSKEIIVNFFQTSKGRIEQILETINSGHFKINNPKKIPSEINNENLGLEIDFSSFDVKLDNFKLSYSISELQIPNDKLGQLILKITGTLEDINFSKEITLSGFQTSDERIKQILDNINASNFLVKDYKQLASSILDSNLKQLIKFNINSSIQKVNIDYQLLQSNFYNDEKGTITLLLTGTLSTSIISKEITIRGFITAKEAFADALGLIKGKIDSNFFTPSRVNLTEINFKEMEIKLKDIGFNSAYEFGNINTNRVVVKSYQIITVNNEKFDSKTKNMKIIVNGTFDGIAITYERDLIGFSAIDESIINSLIIIEKIAQGQLEQESFANNTLENITSNSREDFNLINQGIVVKLGDAWERNVDGNIILVDGIPVLDSSLKARGLKYLSNTFRWVTSDSKIENGIIISQTLTISFHFDETIDSLDLGISNFTISKVISISSKEN